The stretch of DNA GTTTGTGCTATTTAATGAATATCCTAGCTTCTTTAATGCCATTCCAATAGCATCTCTTGGTGAATCAAGAACGAATATTTGATCTTTATATTTAGAATCCCACATAATATTCCAACTATCTACTGGTTCTTTAACAATGTCCTTATTATATATTATCCCAATTGTTCCATTCATATAAGGAACTGTATAATCATTGTTAGGGTCATAAGCTTTCCCCATATCGCCTTTATTCATATTTTCTAAATTAGGAATATGTTCTTTATTTATTTTTTGAAGTAATCCTTCTTGAATAACTCTATCAGCCATATAATCTGCAACTAATACAGCATCCCATTTTGTTTTACCTGAAGTTAATTCTATATACATTTTTTCCATAGTATCAAAAGTTACTTCATTAACCTTTATATTATATTGTTCTTCAAACTCTTTTAATAAACCATCAGCTATGTTTTCTCCATAGTTTAGGATATTTATAGTCTTTTTAGTTTCTTTAGAACTACATCCTGAAAAAAGTGCTATCATTAAAACAAAACTACATATTAAAGATGTACTTTTTATTATTTTCTTCATCAATATTCTCCTTTTTTTAATTTATAAAATCATTATATATTTAATTAGTATACTTGAAAAGATAAAAATAAAAATCTTGGAGAGGAGACTCCCAAGATTTTTATTTTACAAATATCTTTTAAATTTCAACTAATTTAGCTACAACACCATTAATTTCACTTAATTCTTTACTTAATTTAGATATTTCCTCTTTTTCATCATGAATCAAATTTAATATTATAAGTCCAGAATTGGAACAAATATCTTTACTTGCTTCATGTAATCCAAGTCTTGTTTGAATTATACATCCAAATTTAGTAAGTATCTCTTGAACCTTAGGTGCTGCTGAGTTTCTCGGCTCTATTTTTATAGCCATAATCGTAAACATAAGATACCTCCTAAGTTAGCTTCTTTTGTATACTTGACTATTTTAAAAATTTTATTCATATTAATTTTGTTTTTATTATTCTATAGTTGCAATTGCTTCTATTTCTATTACAGAATCCTTAGGTAATCTTGCTACTTCAACACAACTTCTAGCTGGTTTATTATCCTTAAAGTATTCAGCATAAACTTCATTTACACTTACAAAGTCATTCATATCATTTAAAAATACTGAAACTTTTATTACTTTATCTAAATTGCTTCCTGCTGCTTCTAATATAGCTTTTACATTTTCTAAAGATTGCTTTGTTGCAGCTTTTATTTCAGTTATTAGTTCTCCTGTTGATGGATTTAGTGGAATTTGACCTGATGTGAAAATCATATCTCCCATTTTAATTCCTTGAGAATATGGTCCTATTGCTTGTGGCGCCTTATCTGTGGAAATTATTTCTCTTTTCATTCTTATACTTCCTTTCTAATACATAGTATATTAATTTAATTTTAACCCATACTAACTACAAATAATCTTATTTGGAGGAATTAATATGGGTAAAAAAACTTCTAAAAATAACACTAAAATAAATAATAAATATTATAAAAATAATTCTCCTGAACCTAATGATGGTGTTTTTATAGATAATTCTCCTAATGATAATTATACTACTGAAGGCACAGTTAGATATGGAGAAGAAGCTGATAGCTGCGATCTTTAATAGATTGTAGTCCTCCCATAAGGTACTAGGATTTATCCAAATAAATTATTAAATTATTGGTCCAATGAATTAACACTTTTAAATTAATCCTAGTACCTATATTTAACTATACCTTTTTTCATTCTGTCTTTCAACAATCCTTAAAATATCTCATCTTATAAATAATTCTTAATTTAAAACCTTCTTAATTATCATTTTCATATTTTTTCAAATTAATTGTTTATAGTATATAAAAATAATGATAAAATTAGATGTTATATTATTTATTAGGAGGTATTATTTTGAAAAAAACTGTAGATATTGATTGGAATAACTTAGGCTTTAGTTACATAAAAACCGATTATAGATATGTTTCTATATGGAAAGATGGCAAATGGGATGAAGGTAAACTAACAGAAGATAATATGTTAACTATTAGTGAAGCTTCAACTGCTTTACATTATGGACAACAATGCTTTGAAGGTTTAAAAGCCTATAGAAGAAAAGATGGTAAAATTCAACTGTTTAGAGTTAATAGAAATGCTGAAAGATTAAATGTTAGTAACAGAAGATTATTAATGCCTGAAGTTCCTGTGGAAAAATTCATAGATGCTTGTAAGCAAGTAGTTAAAGCTAATGAACATTTTGTTCCCCCATATGGTACTGGTGCTACGCTTTATTTAAGACCTTTTATGATAGGTGTTGGTAATAACATAGGTGTTAAACCTGCTCCTGAGTACATATTCTCTGTTTTTGCAGTTCCTGTTGGTCCATATTTTAAGGAAGGATTAACTCCTTGTAACTTTATGATAGCTGATTACGATAGAGCTGCTCCTCTTGGAACAGGTGGACAAAAGGTTGGTGGTAACTATGCTGCTTCACTTCATCCACATCAAATTGCATCAGATAGGGGCTTTGCAGATTGTATTTATTTAGATCCTGCAACTCACACAAAAATTGAAGAGGTTGGAGCTGCTAATTTCTTTGGAATAACTAAAAACAATGAATTTATTACACCTAAATCACCTTCAATTCTTCCAAGTATAACAAAATATTCTCTTATGGATATAGCTAAAAATTATTTAAATATGCCTGTATTTGAAAGAGATGTCTTTGTAGATAACTTAGATGAATTTAAAGAAGCTGGTGCTTGTGGTACTGCAGCTGTAATTACTCCTATTGGAGGAATTGAATATAAAGATAATCTTCATGTATTCCATAGTGAAAAAGAAGTTGGTCCTATAACAAAGGAACTTTATAGAATTCTTTGTGGAATACAATTTGGAGATGTAGAAGCTCCAGAAGGTTGGATATTTGAAGTTTAATATTTAAAAGGGTTCTTCTAGAACTCTTTTTTACTTTAATAATAAGCTTATATATATTATTAAACTTTAATAAATTTGTCATTTTTAATTAATGTAAATTTAACTTAATAATGTTATTATTTTAAGATAACTATCAATTTAATGAGGTGAAATTATGTACATAGTAAATTTTATTCGTGGCTTTTGTATGGCTTTAGCTGATAGTGTTCCAGGAGTATCTGGTGGTACTATTGCATTTATATTAGGATTTTATGATGATTTTATAAATTCACTTAACTCTTTAGTTTCTACTAAAAGTAATATTGAAAGCAAAAAAACTGCTCTAACCTTCTTATTTAAATTAGGTATTGGTTGGATAGTTGGATTGGTTTCATCAGTTATGATTTTATCATCTATCTTTGATAAAGAGATTTATAAAATCAGCTCTGTTTTTGTAGGCTTTATATTATTTTCTATTCCTATAATAATACGTGAAGAAAAAGATAGTATACTAAATAACTATAAAAATATAATTTATGGAATACTTGGTGTTTTAATTGTTGTTGCAATTACTTATTTTAATCCAACATCCTCTGGAACATCTTCTATTTCTTTAAGTAGTTTTTCATTCCCAATTGCAATTTATGTTTTCATCGTTGGAATGATTGCTATTTCAGCTATGGTATTACCAGGAATATCAGGTTCTACATTACTTTTAGTATTTGGACTTTATGCTCCTGTTATAGCTGCAGTAAAAGGGTTCCTTACTTTTAACTTTAATTATTTACCTATGTTAATTGTATTTGGTATTGGAGTTCTTGTTGGAATTGTAACTACTATAAGATTAATTAGATATCTATTAGCAAATCATAGATCTAAAATGATATATTTTATAATAGGTTTAATGATCGGATCATTCTATGCAGTATTTATGGGTCCAACTACTCTTGAAATTCCAAAACCTGCTATGAATTTAGAGAGTTTTAGCTTTATATTCTTTGCACTAGGTGGTTTATTAATCTTAGTATTAGAAAAAGGAAAAAATTATTTAGAAAAAAAATCTAGTTAAAATAATAAAGAGTTAGATTCCTAAAAAAGAATCTAACTCTTTATTATTTGTTATTTCTTATTGTTACTAGTTATATAGTAGTATGGTAATGCTAAGAATACAACACCGCCTATAAAGTTTCCTAGAGATACAACAATTATGTTATACATATATCCACCTATTGTTATAGTTCCTGGATCAAGCATAACTCCCATAGCTAATAATCCCATATTAGCTACACTATGTTCAAAACCTGCTGTTATAAAAGTAAATAAACACCAGAATATCATTAATATTTTAGCTGTTTCTTCTTTTAATTTATAACACATCCATACCGCTAAACATACAAGTATATTACATAATATACCTTTTATTAAAAGTGGCATAAATGGAGTATTTATTTTAGCTGCTACATTGCTTACTATAAATTCTCCTATGTAATCGCTCTTTCCTGATGCTAAACCTGCTTGGACAAATAATACAGCACCTACAACGCCACCTAATATATTTCCAAACCAACTTGCAAACCATATTTGAATAGCATCTACCCAAGTTACAGTCTTTTCTAAAGCACCCATAGTCATTATCATACTATTACTAGTAAAAAGATCTCCACCAGCCATTAGTACTAAACTTAATGCAACACCAAAAGATACACCCATTGTTATCTTATAAAAAGGTGAACCTCCATGATGCATAATTCCACCGATTGAATAAATAAGCATAATTCCTAAACTTACAAATAAGCTACCTAACATAGCACTAACTATGTATCTTGACTTGCTTCTTTTTAATAAGTTGATTTTTACTTCAGCTGAGTGAGCTAAGTTATGAATTTCCTTACTATACATAAAACACCTACCTATTTTTTATTATTTTTTTAACAATATATTACCCTAGTGAGCTATTTTTTACTCACATCTATATATAATACAATCTTATTTTAAATTTTTCAATAAAAATTTAAAAATTTAATCATTTTTTGGCAAATTGTCCATTATTCCATAAAAAAAGTACGCTCAACGCGTACTTTCTATAAAAAATTTTCTATTTGCTTAATATATATATCTCTTATTTTTTCATAATCTACTAATGGTTTAAGACTGATTTCTACAGCTATTCCCTCATCAATAAATTTGCTTTTCCAAGATCTTTCATCTGCAGCAATATCTCTCTTAACATGATTCCCTGCTACAATAAGCAATGGTAACATAAATACCTCTTGAATATTTTTTTCTTTTAAAGCTTTAATAATAAAATCCTTGGTTCTTTCACCTTCTAAAGTCCCTATAAAAATATTTTTATATCCTTTATTTTTAAACTTACTTTCTAATATATAGTATGCCTCAGTAGTAATTGTCTTAGAACCATGACCTACTAATACTATATTTTTATCCTTAGATAAATCCTCTTCCATTGCTTCTATTAAACTATCACAAGCCTCTTCTAATTCTCTCCCATAATAGCCTAAAAGAGTTTTCCCTAATTTTATACTTTTAAATGCATACTCATAACTATACATTATCTTCTTAATATGTTCACATTCTATACATTCCATAACATAAACAGGCTGTATTATAACATCTTCAATCCCCTCATTACTTAGTTTAAATAATGCTTCATCTAATGTTAATACTGATATGCCATAATTTGATTTTAATAGGTTTATTATTATTT from Clostridium chauvoei encodes:
- a CDS encoding ABC transporter substrate-binding protein; this translates as MKKIIKSTSLICSFVLMIALFSGCSSKETKKTINILNYGENIADGLLKEFEEQYNIKVNEVTFDTMEKMYIELTSGKTKWDAVLVADYMADRVIQEGLLQKINKEHIPNLENMNKGDMGKAYDPNNDYTVPYMNGTIGIIYNKDIVKEPVDSWNIMWDSKYKDQIFVLDSPRDAIGMALKKLGYSLNSTNPNELEEAKKALIEQKELGTIYGADEVQDLMISGERAVAMIWSGEGLNLSDEHDNLEYVVPKEGADYWLDSWAIPKDANDKRAAELFINFVSEKENALRIANQIGYTTPQKLAMEAQSEDVKNNPGAYMPKEVMDKCEVYKYFTQEQLKQYDDIWLEVMTYKVDKQ
- a CDS encoding RidA family protein; the protein is MKREIISTDKAPQAIGPYSQGIKMGDMIFTSGQIPLNPSTGELITEIKAATKQSLENVKAILEAAGSNLDKVIKVSVFLNDMNDFVSVNEVYAEYFKDNKPARSCVEVARLPKDSVIEIEAIATIE
- a CDS encoding branched-chain amino acid aminotransferase, which codes for MKKTVDIDWNNLGFSYIKTDYRYVSIWKDGKWDEGKLTEDNMLTISEASTALHYGQQCFEGLKAYRRKDGKIQLFRVNRNAERLNVSNRRLLMPEVPVEKFIDACKQVVKANEHFVPPYGTGATLYLRPFMIGVGNNIGVKPAPEYIFSVFAVPVGPYFKEGLTPCNFMIADYDRAAPLGTGGQKVGGNYAASLHPHQIASDRGFADCIYLDPATHTKIEEVGAANFFGITKNNEFITPKSPSILPSITKYSLMDIAKNYLNMPVFERDVFVDNLDEFKEAGACGTAAVITPIGGIEYKDNLHVFHSEKEVGPITKELYRILCGIQFGDVEAPEGWIFEV
- a CDS encoding DUF368 domain-containing protein; this encodes MYIVNFIRGFCMALADSVPGVSGGTIAFILGFYDDFINSLNSLVSTKSNIESKKTALTFLFKLGIGWIVGLVSSVMILSSIFDKEIYKISSVFVGFILFSIPIIIREEKDSILNNYKNIIYGILGVLIVVAITYFNPTSSGTSSISLSSFSFPIAIYVFIVGMIAISAMVLPGISGSTLLLVFGLYAPVIAAVKGFLTFNFNYLPMLIVFGIGVLVGIVTTIRLIRYLLANHRSKMIYFIIGLMIGSFYAVFMGPTTLEIPKPAMNLESFSFIFFALGGLLILVLEKGKNYLEKKSS
- a CDS encoding formate/nitrite transporter family protein, with amino-acid sequence MYSKEIHNLAHSAEVKINLLKRSKSRYIVSAMLGSLFVSLGIMLIYSIGGIMHHGGSPFYKITMGVSFGVALSLVLMAGGDLFTSNSMIMTMGALEKTVTWVDAIQIWFASWFGNILGGVVGAVLFVQAGLASGKSDYIGEFIVSNVAAKINTPFMPLLIKGILCNILVCLAVWMCYKLKEETAKILMIFWCLFTFITAGFEHSVANMGLLAMGVMLDPGTITIGGYMYNIIVVSLGNFIGGVVFLALPYYYITSNNKK
- a CDS encoding sirohydrochlorin cobaltochelatase, producing the protein MSKAIIIASFGTSDLEALKNLEKIENEVKERTNNKYPIVRVFNSKIIINLLKSNYGISVLTLDEALFKLSNEGIEDVIIQPVYVMECIECEHIKKIMYSYEYAFKSIKLGKTLLGYYGRELEEACDSLIEAMEEDLSKDKNIVLVGHGSKTITTEAYYILESKFKNKGYKNIFIGTLEGERTKDFIIKALKEKNIQEVFMLPLLIVAGNHVKRDIAADERSWKSKFIDEGIAVEISLKPLVDYEKIRDIYIKQIENFL